A genomic window from Quercus lobata isolate SW786 chromosome 10, ValleyOak3.0 Primary Assembly, whole genome shotgun sequence includes:
- the LOC115962856 gene encoding uncharacterized protein LOC115962856 isoform X1, with the protein MEIGIAVNSLFLALNPKITVSHKHKHKHKQAVLNGFTPGSLRFSPHFRYDAPHQMKRRIHKYHPAVCAVISGVKDVGVSSSQFDDFSVAATSTSKGRELKISVEIFGAKTQAIFDNVFDKMVAAAQPIPGFRRVKGGKTPNIPKDILLEVLGPSKVYEQVIKEVINSTIAEYVEKEGLKVSKDLRVEQSFEDLEATFEAGQKFSFDVVIQLQEMN; encoded by the exons ATGGAAATAGGAATAGCCGTTAATTCTCTCTTCTTAGCTTTAAATCCAAAG ATAACAGTaagtcacaaacacaaacacaaacacaagcaaGCAGTATTAAACGGCTTTACTCCCGGAAGCTTGCGTTTTTCACCTCATTTCAGATATGACGCTCCACATCAAATGAAAAG GAGAATTCATAAATATCATCCTGCTGTTTGTGCTGTAATATCAG GTGTCAAAGATGTTGGAGTTTCTTCTTCTCagtttgatgatttttctgttGCTGCCACGAGTACTAGTAAGGGTAGAGAACTAAAG ATAAGTGTTGAGATTTTTGGTGCCAAAACTCAGGCAATTTTTGACAATGTTTTTGACAAAATGGTTGCTGCAGCACAGCCAATACCCGGCTTTCGAAGGGTAAAAGGAG GAAAAACACCAAAT ATACCAAAAGACATTCTGTTAGAGGTCCTTGGACCTTCTAAAGTTTACGAGCAAGTAATCAAGGAGGTGATTAACTCTACCATAGCTGAATATGTAGAAAAG GAAGGTTTAAAAGTCAGCAAAGACTTGAGAGTTGAGCAGAGCTTCGAAGATCTTGAAGCCACATTTGAGGCAGGTCAAAAATTCAGCTTTGACGTAGTCATTCAGCTTCAAGAAATGAACTGA
- the LOC115962856 gene encoding uncharacterized protein LOC115962856 isoform X2 produces the protein MEIGIAVNSLFLALNPKITVSHKHKHKHKQAVLNGFTPGSLRFSPHFRYDAPHQMKRRIHKYHPAVCAVISGVKDVGVSSSQFDDFSVAATSTSKGRELKISVEIFGAKTQAIFDNVFDKMVAAAQPIPGFRRVKGGKTPNIPKDILLEVLGPSKVYEQVIKEVINSTIAEYVEKVGRFKSQQRLES, from the exons ATGGAAATAGGAATAGCCGTTAATTCTCTCTTCTTAGCTTTAAATCCAAAG ATAACAGTaagtcacaaacacaaacacaaacacaagcaaGCAGTATTAAACGGCTTTACTCCCGGAAGCTTGCGTTTTTCACCTCATTTCAGATATGACGCTCCACATCAAATGAAAAG GAGAATTCATAAATATCATCCTGCTGTTTGTGCTGTAATATCAG GTGTCAAAGATGTTGGAGTTTCTTCTTCTCagtttgatgatttttctgttGCTGCCACGAGTACTAGTAAGGGTAGAGAACTAAAG ATAAGTGTTGAGATTTTTGGTGCCAAAACTCAGGCAATTTTTGACAATGTTTTTGACAAAATGGTTGCTGCAGCACAGCCAATACCCGGCTTTCGAAGGGTAAAAGGAG GAAAAACACCAAAT ATACCAAAAGACATTCTGTTAGAGGTCCTTGGACCTTCTAAAGTTTACGAGCAAGTAATCAAGGAGGTGATTAACTCTACCATAGCTGAATATGTAGAAAAGGTag GAAGGTTTAAAAGTCAGCAAAGACTTGAGAGTTGA
- the LOC115966090 gene encoding heat shock factor-binding protein-like: MDGHDGEDPKQSTADMTVFVQNLLQQMQTRFQQMSDSIVTKIDEMGGRINELEQSINDLRAEMGVESSPSPVPPTKPQLDDVKKEEGSA, from the exons atg gaTGGACATGATGGGGAAGATCCTAAGCAAAGCACTGCTGATATGACTGTTTTT GTGCAAAATCTTCTGCAGCAGATG CAAACAAGGTTCCAACAAATGTCCGACTCGATTGTTACAAAGA TTGATGAGATGGGAGGCCGCATAAATGAATTGGAGCAAAGCATCAACGATCTACGAGCAGAGATGGGCGTGGAGAGCTCTCCATCTCCAGTTCCCCCAACCAAGCCACAGTTAGATGATGTGAAGAAAGAGGAAGGTTCTGCATAG
- the LOC115966098 gene encoding rapid alkalinization factor-like — translation MANSTSFIMAFYMLLITTLIMISSTNASLDHSLSWVPRKNSNHCQGSIAECIADGNEFDMDSEINRRILATTQYISYGALQRNTVPCSQKGASYYNCKAGAEANPYNRGCSAITRCRS, via the coding sequence atggctAACTCAACCTCTTTTATCATGGCCTTCTACATGTTACTGATCACAACCCTGATTATGATCTCCTCCACCAACGCAAGCTTGGACCACAGCTTGAGCTGGGTGCCAAGGAAAAACTCAAACCACTGCCAAGGTTCCATTGCTGAGTGCATTGCTGATGGCAATGAATTTGACATGGACTCTGAGATCAACAGGCGCATCTTGGCAACCACTCAGTACATAAGCTATGGAGCACTGCAAAGGAACACTGTGCCATGCTCTCAAAAAGGTGCCTCCTACTACAACTGCAAGGCTGGTGCTGAGGCTAACCCCTATAACCGTGGTTGCAGTGCCATCACTCGATGCCGTAGTTGa
- the LOC115963111 gene encoding signal recognition particle 14 kDa protein-like, with product MVLLQPDPFLNELTSMFERSTEKGSVWVTLKRSSLKSKVKRNKMTTAGEAIEYRCLIRATDGKKTISTSVGAKDHQRFQASYATILKAHMTALKKRERKDKKKSAEGDKKEGGVKKPKRV from the exons ATG GTTCTTTTACAGCCAGACCCGTTTCTTAATGAACTCACCAGCATGTTTGAGCGCAGCACCGAGAAGGGTTCTGTTTGGGTTACTCTTAAACGAT CATCTTTAAAGTCTAAGGTGAAGAGGAATAAAATGACAACTGCTGGTGAAGCGATTGAGTACAGATGCCTTATCCGTGCTACTGATGGGAAAAAGACAATTTCTACTTCG GTTGGAGCAAAGGATCATCAGCGCTTCCAAGCTTCTTATGCAACTATCCTTAAGGCCCACATGACAGCTTTaaagaagagggagagaaaggatAAGAAAAAAAGTGCAGAGGGTGATAAGAAGGAAGGGGGTGTGAAGAAGCCCAAGAGGGTGTAA
- the LOC115962518 gene encoding uncharacterized protein LOC115962518: MSTTQITAYQPKICVRLIPHSYHLPSNPCILPTLPKRVPRISLSTNVNASRHQQCVPVSKYQQSMPVCLFGGKGKTGGENGGSPWNAFQNILGRFKGKSVEDVLRQQIEKKEFYDDGGKGKKPPSGGGGGNSGDGSGEDEGLAGIVDETVQVILATMGFIFMYVYIISGEEMARLAKDYIKYLFGGSQSARLKRAMYKWGRFYKKLTEKKVVDPFWLEKAIINTPTWWDSPEKYRRLYKSYVESNSDKQ; encoded by the exons ATGAGCACCACGCAGATTACTGCCTACCAGCCTAAAATATGTGTCAGACTTATACCACATTCATATCACCTCCCTTCTAATCCATGTATTTTACCCACCCTTCCTAAGCGTGTCCCTAGGATTTCCTTGAGCACAAATGTAAATGCATCACGTCACCAACAATGTGTGCCCGTCTCAAAGTACCAGCAAAGCATGCCTGTCTGCTTATTTGGTGGTAAAGGGAAAACGGGAGGTGAAAATGGG GGTTCTCCATGGAATGCTTTTCAGAATATTTTGGGAAGGTTTAAGGGAAAGTCCGTGGAAGATGTGTTACGGCAGCAGATTGAGAAGAAAGAATTCTATGATGATGGTGGCAAAGGCAAAAAGCCTCCATCAGGTGGTGGGGGTGGTAATAGTGGGGATGGTTCTGGTGAGGATGAAGGCCTTGCTGGAATCGTTGATGAAACTGTGCAAGTGATTTTGGCAACTATGGGCtttatttttatg TATGTTTACATAATCAGTGGTGAGGAGATGGCTCGACTAGCAAAGGACTACATCAAGTATTTATTTGGAGGAAGTCAGAGCGCTCGTTTAAAGCGTGCCATGTACAAGTGGGGAAGGTTCTACAAGAAGCTGACCGAGAAAAAGGTAGTTGATCCGTTTTGGTTGGAAAAGGCAATTATCAACACCCCAACTTGGTGGGATAGCCCGGAAAAGTACCGACGTCTCTATAAGTCTTACGTAGAATCAAATTCTGATAAGCAATAA